A single genomic interval of Streptomyces sp. 1222.5 harbors:
- a CDS encoding MOSC and FAD-binding oxidoreductase domain-containing protein gives MATLLSLNVGMPKDVPWQGRTVHTGIWKTPVQGPRTVRRLNIDGDGQGDLAGHGGEMRAVLVYQAQSYDHWRRHLGRDDLDFGVFGENFTVDGLPDDEVCIGDRYRIGDAEFEVSQPRVTCYRVGMRLGEPAMPSLLVAHHRPGFYLRVITEGQVRAGDEITLTRRGPEHLSVADVDALLYLPGRDPELLRRALNIPALSPGWQQSFRELSAPREPDRPSEGAGAQPAARGWPGFRAMRVARIVAETSTVSSLYLDSTDGTPLPAARPGQYLSLRLPVGAAPSVRSYSLSCAPVDGVYRISVKHEPHGQVSHYLHTRLHPGDRVDVASPRGTFVLEDGTDPVVLASAGIGATPVLAMLHQLAATRDPRPLWWIHVAHDRAGHVFADEAHALLAQLPHAEEHIYYTAAGDTVPEAGRPPVTPGRPSAASLAAMGITADADAYLCGPTAFMDDFGALLRDLGLRPERIRTEQFSALSAINPGITPAEVIRPHQPPGPPGSGPLITFARSGITTAWSPAHASLLDLAEACDIPTRWSCRTGVCHTCVTPLVAGDITYTTQPLEPPEPGTVLVCCSEPTTEVVLDL, from the coding sequence ATGGCGACGCTGCTGTCCCTCAATGTGGGAATGCCCAAGGACGTCCCCTGGCAGGGGAGGACGGTACACACCGGCATCTGGAAGACCCCCGTCCAGGGGCCCCGCACGGTCCGGCGTCTGAACATCGACGGTGACGGCCAGGGTGACCTGGCGGGGCACGGCGGCGAGATGCGTGCCGTCCTCGTCTACCAGGCGCAGTCCTACGACCACTGGAGGCGCCACCTGGGCCGGGACGACCTGGACTTCGGTGTCTTCGGGGAGAACTTCACCGTCGACGGGCTGCCGGACGACGAAGTGTGCATCGGCGACCGGTACCGCATCGGCGATGCCGAGTTCGAGGTCAGCCAGCCCCGGGTCACCTGCTACCGCGTCGGCATGCGTCTGGGCGAACCCGCCATGCCCTCGCTCCTGGTCGCCCACCACCGACCCGGTTTCTACCTGCGCGTCATCACCGAGGGCCAGGTCCGGGCCGGCGACGAGATCACCCTCACCCGCAGGGGGCCCGAACACCTCAGCGTCGCCGACGTGGACGCCCTGCTCTACCTCCCGGGCCGCGACCCCGAGTTGCTGCGCAGGGCATTGAACATCCCCGCTCTCAGCCCCGGTTGGCAGCAGTCATTCCGTGAACTCTCCGCCCCCCGGGAACCGGATCGGCCCTCGGAGGGCGCCGGCGCGCAGCCGGCCGCGCGGGGATGGCCGGGTTTCAGGGCGATGCGCGTCGCCCGCATCGTCGCCGAGACCTCCACCGTCTCGTCGCTCTACCTCGACTCCACCGACGGGACGCCCCTGCCCGCGGCCCGTCCGGGCCAGTACCTCTCCCTGCGTCTGCCCGTCGGCGCCGCACCCTCCGTGCGCAGCTACTCCCTGTCGTGCGCGCCCGTCGACGGCGTCTACCGCATCAGCGTCAAGCACGAGCCCCACGGACAGGTCAGCCACTACCTGCACACCCGGCTCCACCCTGGAGACAGGGTGGACGTGGCGAGCCCCCGCGGGACCTTCGTACTCGAGGACGGCACGGACCCGGTCGTGCTCGCCTCGGCGGGAATCGGCGCCACGCCCGTACTGGCCATGCTCCACCAGCTCGCCGCCACCCGGGACCCACGCCCCCTGTGGTGGATCCACGTCGCCCACGACCGTGCCGGCCATGTCTTCGCCGACGAGGCCCACGCCCTTCTCGCTCAGCTGCCCCACGCCGAGGAGCACATCTACTACACCGCGGCCGGGGACACCGTCCCCGAGGCCGGCCGGCCTCCCGTCACCCCGGGCCGCCCGAGTGCCGCGTCACTGGCGGCCATGGGCATCACCGCCGACGCCGACGCCTATCTCTGCGGGCCGACCGCCTTCATGGACGACTTCGGCGCACTCCTTCGCGACCTCGGCCTGCGCCCCGAACGGATCCGCACCGAGCAGTTCAGCGCCCTGTCCGCCATCAACCCGGGCATCACGCCCGCGGAGGTGATCCGGCCGCACCAGCCACCCGGCCCGCCCGGTTCCGGCCCGCTGATCACCTTCGCCCGCAGTGGCATCACCACGGCCTGGTCACCGGCTCACGCCTCCCTGCTCGACCTCGCCGAGGCCTGTGACATCCCCACGCGCTGGTCCTGCCGCACCGGGGTCTGCCACACCTGTGTCACCCCTCTCGTCGCCGGTGACATCACCTACACCACCCAGCCCCTCGAACCGCCCGAGCCCGGCACCGTCCTCGTCTGCTGCAGCGAGCCCACGACCGAAGTCGTCCTCGACCTCTGA
- a CDS encoding amidohydrolase family protein has product MNDHREVPARPSGAAASSDITGARDEAGEVRRFWGRLGLPGLVDVHTHFMPERVLREVWDYFDTQGPLTGGLAWPIGYRKEEAERTLLLREFGVRAFTSMLYPHKPGMAPWLNGWAAGFARRTPDCLHTATLHPEPGVETYVREAVEAGARVFKAHVQVGAYDPADELLEGAWGLLAEARIPVVIHCGSGPAPGKHTGPEPIARVLARHPRLRLIVAHMGMPEYEDFLGLAERYDQVRLDTTMAFTDFAERLAPFPPRALPRLAALGDRILLGSDFPNIPYPYLHQLRALERLDLGREWLRAVCHDNAARLFGLPGDEGNGATG; this is encoded by the coding sequence ATGAACGATCACCGTGAGGTCCCCGCCCGCCCGTCCGGCGCCGCCGCGTCGAGCGACATCACCGGCGCGCGCGACGAGGCCGGTGAAGTCCGCCGATTCTGGGGCCGGCTCGGTCTTCCCGGGCTGGTCGACGTCCACACGCACTTCATGCCCGAGCGGGTCCTGCGCGAGGTGTGGGACTACTTCGACACGCAGGGGCCGCTGACCGGTGGACTCGCATGGCCGATCGGCTACCGGAAGGAGGAGGCCGAACGCACCCTGCTCCTGCGGGAGTTCGGGGTCCGGGCCTTCACCTCGATGCTCTACCCGCACAAACCCGGCATGGCCCCGTGGCTGAACGGCTGGGCGGCCGGGTTCGCCCGCCGCACCCCCGACTGCCTGCACACCGCCACCCTCCACCCCGAGCCGGGCGTCGAGACGTACGTGCGGGAAGCCGTCGAGGCGGGCGCCCGTGTGTTCAAGGCACATGTGCAGGTCGGTGCCTACGACCCGGCGGACGAACTCCTGGAAGGGGCCTGGGGGTTGCTGGCCGAGGCGCGGATCCCCGTCGTGATCCACTGCGGCTCGGGGCCCGCGCCCGGCAAGCACACCGGGCCCGAACCGATCGCGCGGGTGCTGGCACGTCACCCGCGGCTACGGCTGATCGTCGCGCACATGGGCATGCCCGAGTACGAGGACTTCCTCGGCCTCGCCGAACGGTACGACCAGGTACGGCTGGACACCACCATGGCCTTCACCGACTTCGCCGAGCGGCTGGCGCCGTTCCCGCCCCGTGCCCTGCCCCGGCTCGCCGCCCTCGGTGACCGCATCCTGCTCGGCTCCGACTTCCCCAACATTCCCTATCCGTACCTGCACCAGTTGCGGGCGCTGGAGCGGCTGGACCTGGGGCGGGAGTGGCTGCGGGCGGTGTGCCACGACAACGCGGCGAGGCTGTTCGGGCTGCCGGGGGACGAGGGGAACGGCGCCACCGGGTGA
- a CDS encoding DUF4239 domain-containing protein, with product MPEWLVYTLVSILVCVLVVAAIVLRHRRVAVDEDTSETPDVLEYMVMMVGVVYAIVLGLAIAGVWEARGAAEDTVQREAQALYEIDQRLDVYPAAFHTQVQQHINDYARHAVGTEWPAMEKDAPVDGTGAALLRRIRSDIAHHTPSDELQAQAYQPLLDQVAAADDARHQRLDSAGTTLPGAVWFGLVAGAVITLGLLYTLQIRRSTRELMLATAFSALVVFLLFLVWSFDAPFGHSGTDSAQPLSELLTTAV from the coding sequence GTGCCCGAGTGGCTCGTCTACACCCTGGTCTCGATCCTGGTCTGTGTCCTCGTCGTCGCGGCGATCGTGCTGCGCCACCGCCGCGTCGCCGTGGACGAGGACACCTCAGAGACCCCGGACGTGCTGGAGTACATGGTCATGATGGTCGGCGTGGTCTACGCCATCGTGCTCGGCCTGGCCATCGCCGGCGTCTGGGAGGCCCGCGGCGCGGCCGAGGACACCGTCCAGCGCGAGGCCCAGGCGCTGTACGAGATCGACCAGCGCCTGGACGTGTATCCGGCCGCCTTCCACACCCAGGTGCAACAGCACATCAACGACTACGCCAGGCACGCCGTCGGCACCGAATGGCCCGCGATGGAGAAGGACGCGCCCGTCGACGGCACCGGCGCCGCCCTGCTGCGCCGCATCCGCAGCGACATCGCCCACCACACCCCGTCCGACGAACTCCAGGCCCAGGCCTACCAGCCCCTGCTGGACCAGGTCGCCGCCGCGGACGACGCCCGCCACCAGCGCCTGGACAGCGCCGGCACCACCCTGCCCGGCGCCGTGTGGTTCGGTCTCGTCGCCGGCGCCGTCATCACCCTCGGCCTTCTCTACACCCTGCAGATCCGCCGCTCGACCCGCGAACTGATGCTGGCCACCGCCTTCAGCGCCCTGGTGGTCTTCCTGCTCTTCCTCGTCTGGAGCTTCGACGCGCCCTTCGGCCACTCGGGCACCGACTCCGCGCAGCCGCTCAGCGAACTGCTGACGACGGCCGTCTGA